The sequence aatgttttctttttaatttaacaattcaAAATGAGGTTGACAATGTCAAATTAATGCAATCCAAATATATTATCTGCTGGCACTAATCTCCCCCATAGACTGACCATCAATTTATAAAAGGTTGGATTAGAGAGCCATCTGACAAACAGCAATGAATTTACATGCTAccagaaaatcaaacacaataCAAACTGTGTTCAGTcttgaaggaaaaagaaaacatgaatttaaCAGCAACCTGCATTTAAAAAAGCTGCTTATCAAATCTTAGATGCTGGAGCTTCAAACCAGGGAACAAACGCACCAACATAAAAGAGATTTAAATTCTTTTTAGAAAAATTGTGGTAAAAAAGAGTAATTGTCATCATTACTAGCAAGTTTCTTATCGTTACAACTTCACTGTAACATGCTCTTGAAATGAACCAAAACCAACAGGCAGTTTGTAGTTAATATCTTACATACAGAAACCTTTCAAGTAGCCGTTACAGTTTCCTACCGATTCATTACAGCTTTGTGGTTCAGGTGTATCTAACAGAAGGTATCGAGCATCTTAAATTGAAGAGAGAAATCTTTTTATGTGTTATACATGGCAGTTTAATCTCCATTGTGACTCTGTGAAGGACGCACTAAACAAAACTCAAAAGTGAAAACGGTCGTCTCGACTCACCAAACACTCTGTTCTGAAACTTGAAGCAGTTGCTGGGAACAGGAGACTCTTCCTGTGTGAGGGGGGTCGACAGTGGGCCGGGACCGAGGGCCTGACTCGTCAGCTGCTGCTCAAGATGATCAATCTCTTCATCACGCAGGCGCTCCGgctgacagaaaatgacaaagatcacttaaatggaataaaatgaatgaaaacatttagcGGAGAGCTCAATCAGACTCTCTGTGTTCTCCAGACTCAATCTCACCTGTAAATTCATAATTTCACATGACTCCCATTTACACtgattttcacttttatctgttttaagTTTTCAGCTGTGAGAAGCTCCTCTATTTaatttgtgcattgcattgtgagACAATTAAGTACATCGAGCATACTCAATCAAGCAGGTTTTAGCATTAGTACTAGTTGTGCCCATTGACAGATGTTCCCACCAGTTGGAGAATCAATTCTCCAATCAGAGAACAAATCAGCTAACAAGAACACAACGTcaggctgaatgaatgaagtgaaacaaaatgggaattcagtctgattatcaggctcAGTACCAACTActagaatttattttttaaatattggaGCTGCCATAAGTTTACCTGTGAAAGGTGGATGTGCTGTAGGCAAAGTTCCAGCTTGTCCAGACAGAAATCCAAGATGTGTGTACCGGCCTTGAGCTGGGTTTCCACAGTGAACTCTTGGGGCAGAGCAAGAAGCCGGCAGGCGTGCTGGGAGAGGGACTGACGCACCGCTCCGGTGCTGTAGCTCTCGAGGAACTGCTGACATGCCGCCACGTCCACAAACTTCACCTCCACCCCCAGAAAGGGATCAGCATCATGGACCTTTAGTATCTCATAACCACCCAGACCTCCTGCAGAGTCTGACCACGGAAAACAGATTAATGAACGTGACATccagaaaacatgaatgtctcTTCTATCTTAATATGTTTAATAGATCCAAAGTAGAAAGTTGGTGCTCACCTATAAGCGTCAGTTTGATGACTTTGAAAACAATGAACTTTCCCTGTTTGTCTTTGTAGAGTGAGAGCAGGTTCACGCCGGGACAGAGTGACTGCAGAAACATAACTGCACATCCTGTCCATGGTCCACGATCCACAGTCTTGTCTGCCATTCTCTGaacacaatatgaaacatacaTGATTCCAACGGACTAATGAGTTAAAGCCAAAGAAGGTGGATATTCCTCTTCATTACATCCTATATAACATCGATTGGTGGAAAAGATGCTGACTTATCTCgtgtgtctgcagctcttccCTGTATGAGAGATGAGCCTTTAACTTAAGTAGTCTGAGTCGATGTTGAAACTATAACTGAAACTAATCAAATCCTCTGAAGGAACGTGTTTCATTGCAGGGCTCGACGTTAACTTTTTGAGTCACTTGTCCTTCAGATGAGTAAATTTACTTTTCACTTGTCTGGGTAAAAATCACTACACTTTACAAACAAACAGTTGGAAGCatccaaacagtgtcaacatataaataattcaatttatGAATTTGATTAAAGTCATTACTTCCCTgttaatgatcttttcatttgatcctgaattgtgaagcattttgttaagtctgtttcaatatgagcTCTATAGATTAATCATTGATCATCGTCCTGAcgtttaataatgatgattgaCAGTGTTTCCACTAGGATTTTTCAGGGGGGTTGGTAGGCCGCCTGAAACTACTAGTTTTGTCACGGGGCAGGCGTGTCATGGATACGTGGTGTCGACTGTCGTCATAGAAGCGGTTGTCCATGTCGCTGTATTTctctacactgagctgaaatgaaacaagtgcacataaattaggtaaatcaatattaaataaatatcaacaatatttacttacaacacataaataaatgtagcccttatggatgatagatggaccaatcagtctctatcttaaaaacaaatgtggAATCTCACACcgtctaaccctaacccattaAAATAGATCAATgtttgaaatataataaaataacaaaactgagttaTGGGGAATTAATTTGCTCAAACTTAAAGCTAAATCAAGACAAGTTTGACTGATAGATGAATCAGAATTTTGTGTTTCCTAATAACTCTGTCACTTTTAGTGctgtttacaacagttactgatgtcaacaaccttttaatattaatgtagCTGATAGTTTGGAGAGCTGGACTACTGATGTATTCCCACTGTATATCGCTTGTCCACATTACTGTGATTAACAACATACAAGTTAAAGTTTTGCTTCATACTCTGTCtgatttttaaaaggaaagtttttacattttcagggTGAGCGAATGAATCAGACAGAAGTACGGAAGTATCGCAGGATGTAACgttaatggtgttgaaagaaaaacaaagtaaagaaaataaagaactgATTCAGGAAGGAAGAAGGTGCGACTGATTCGAGATTTGAAGAAACAATTTAAGgatgaaagagaaacacatagaagcagcCTGGAGAGAGATGAACAAATCCAAGGCAGGAGGCAGAACAAACTGGTAATGTCTGACTTCCACCTGTttctagatgaattactgtcctgttattatttttaaaagcacaatTTGTTAcccaaatgtaaactaaaggaaatcctaacaaacaaaactcaaagcacaagattaaaacctgctataaaaggatTAACAGATCTTTTAATAAAAGGTACCAACACTATACAACAACtatattaatatgttttcttcagctgttaaaaggttgttgacatcagtaactgttgtaaacacagcagtaaAACTGACAGATAGGTTCAGTTATAGGGAAACAAAATCCTGATTCATCATCCATCTGACTTATTCATCTATAAGTCAAACttgtcttgatttggctttaagttATAGACAGTGTGAGATTccacatttgtttttaagatagagactgattggtccatctatcatccataaaggctacatttatttatgtgttgtaaataaatattgttaatatttatttacctaatttatgtgcacttgtttcatttcagctcagtgtagagAAATACAGCGATATGGACAACCGCTTCTATGACGACAGTCAACACCATGTATCCATAACACGCCCGCCCTGTGACAAAATTAGTAGTTTCAGGCGGCCTACCAACCCCCCTGAAAAAAATCCTAGTGGAAACACTGtcaatcatcattattaaacatcagaaggATGATCAATGATTAATCTATAGAgctcatattgaaacagacttaacaaagtgcttcacaattcaggatcaaatgaaaagatcattaacAGGGAAGTAATGACTTTAATCAAATTAATAAATTCAATCATTTatatgttgacactgtttggatGCTTTCGACTGTTTGTAAATTATAGTGATTTTTACCCAGACAAGTGACTTTTGTACCTGGACAAGTGAAAAGTAAATTTACTTGTCTTAAGGACAAGTGTCTCAAAAAGTTAACATCGAGCCCTGCGatgcaaactgaatatctttggtccATTCGTCGGACCAAACAAGCTGTCACCTGTTACTCTGGTAAACTGTGGTTGGtatatttcaccattttctgacctGTTGTAGactaaatgatgaaaaaagatCAATAGATTAATGGCAGTAcaatacaatattaaaaaaaaacagattatgaCAGATCTAGCTGATATTGTCTCAGTTACACAACCATCAGACTCTGAACTTAACATGTGATGTAATAACTAATACATGTTTCCCTTCATCTGAGCCAGAGGATATAGTTTCATATCACTTCAGAACAAAgtgatgagacaaataaatcTGACTGTCTGgaccaaaaaaatgtttcctcctGGCGTTGAAACCATGTATGTCCTGGTTGTGGCCTCACTCCACCTTACCCTTTTTTACCCCAACCTCTTTTTGAAACCCTcattacataaaaacatgtttaatctCAGTCCTCCCCTCCCCCAGTCCAGCCCCTAACTCCTGTACTCTGGATGAACTACCGAAGCCTGCGAGCTCACTCTTGGTGTTGTCTCCATACACAGGATGCGCAGGGCTCTGCGTGGAAAGAGCATCCTTTGAGCTGGATTATATGCATGTCCTCATATTTCACTAATACACAGTATGCTTGGCCACTGGGTCTACAGGAATCTCCACAACTTAGCCAGTATGTAATTATATGCTATCCTATCTACCGGTACTCTGGAAGTATACTGTGAGATTAGTTCACCAGCTGTATGAGGATTAAGTGATCATCAGGAGcttaaaatatatcatttagCTTTTGCTGCCAAAAGACAACCTCTAGTATTCCCTGGACAGTCAGGTTGGCTGACatttgggtgaaaaaaaaatggttctACACAAGAATAAACCTCCAGAAATTAGTAATTTAACATCTTTGTGATGGAGTGAtgcttgtttctgtgttttttactgttttgtttttttataactcCAGATGTTAACGTCACAGACCCGTGGAAAACAGACTGGATGAGACTCATGTAACATTTAATGTAATAACTTGTAGTGCTGCcactaatgatcatttttagtATTGATTATTTATGATTAGtctaaaatatcaaaatatattgtGAGAGGAGCCCATCACACTTTCCCACATTCAAATGTGTACATGtacaaagttgttgttttgtccaaccaacagtccaaaacccaaagacatttcatttacaacgatataaaacagagaaaagcagtacGTTCTCACATTTGAAAGGTAGGAATCAGTAaaagtttggtatttttttgtttgataaatcaCCTAAACAATAagtaaattatcaaaattgttggcaattaattttctgtcactcAGCTAATtcattaatcaactaatcatttcagcaacaacaaaatgtatgacactatttaaattatttttttttaatccaggtAATTTAGAGGCAGTATACATCtccaaaagtaaaataattttcacactttttgtCCACGTTTACTCAATTTAAAGgtcctgcacacaaacacagatgtatCCAGTTACTGAGTAATTAGATATCTGCTCGTGTATTATCAGAGTtattgtaattacaacttcctgACTTGTGAATAGTGTCTGTTATATCTGAATTATATAATTCTTAGTGACTGAAAACCCAACAAACAAGGACGCTTCACATCAGCCAGAATACAATGTTCAAGGAAATTAAACCCCACATTTAATGAATATAGTGTTAtatagtaacagtaacagtctTAGTAGCCCCCACAAAACCAACTCTGCAACTCATAAACATGGAAATCAGGATAAAGTTGGATGAATATAATGGGATTTATATGATGTCACAAAACTCATGTACTACTATGATAAAGgtgtatgttttacacaacaggtgcaacaaaactAACAGGACAGTGAGGGAGACGTCAGTCAAGCACAGTctgtacagtacaaacacacagtcctgagaggCGGTTTAGTCTGgcagaataagtgaaaacacctgtgtaggtGGACCGCTGGTGcctttaaaggacgggttcacaatttttcaagtctgtcttaaaacaacagtcaggtgcccaaatgaacattgaaacattgagatcccttcataatgcacttacaatgtaagtgatgtgggccaaaatccacagtcctcctcctgtgcaaaaatgtattttaaagtttatctgacgctaatatgaagtttcagtcatctaaatgagtcaaatcaagaagacatctttcaactttacagtctttttagtgccaaagttcctctttttgttactgtacttcaaccgcagctcaacagggaaaaactgttcgaggaaacacaaagagggaatttgatgctaaaaagactgtaaatgtggcagatatccacttgatatgactaactcagactgctgaagactcatataagtttcagataaacctttaaatacatttttgcacaaaatgactgtgtggacacacagtGTGTGGActgattacagagaggaaaacctctttctgtgttcatatggacacctgactgttgttttaagacacactatTAAAATTGTGCACCTATCCTTTAAGATTGGCTGCATCTGTACAGTAAAACTactgttttatttacacatttcacattgtttACAGTGTCTAGTGTTACTTTGTGTATCAAAACATTCCAAAAACCAATTAAATATCGCTAAAATATGCTTTGGAGTATTTCTAGAGATGCACTTTTATACTGTAACTTAGGTACGAAAAAATATAGCCAAAATACACAATTTTTCACgttatttaaatataaatttgaggaaatgttattattaataatttaaacaacAGGCCTAACTAAAGAAGTGGTTGCTAAGCGACCCAGTAGAGCAGGAGGTGATTAATGGTTAGCGCACGTACAAATAGTTTACCTGAAACAGGTTTTAGTATTATAAGGGTTTTATATTGTGATTTGACTACCTGGAGACAGCACCAGTACACTTAATAAAGCTTTTAACATTTGGAGAGTAATGTTAAGAAGATACGGGGACTTCGTGGGTTTGGTGTGAGAGTAACTTTAAGTTGGTGTTAGTAAACCTGACGTACAGTGGACACAACTGCCGTAAATCGTCCAGATACAGTTACACAGTTAAACAGACTGTACAGCTACAAGGCGCGGGGCCAGGCTGACGACGTGGACACTAACTAATCCCTATTTTGCTTTCGCTTTAAAGTCATACTTCGTTAAAGTCGACATAGACTTACCTCAAAACTTTGTGATATTGTTCGGAGACGCTTCCTCCTCGGGGATCACGTCCACTAACACGGTAAGATTTTCCTCGCCTTCCATTGGCTGAACGCACACCAAGAAACGCTCTGATTGGTGGAAATCAACATGCCGGGAGAAAATAATGACGGgaaggaagtgatgttttttcttttctttgaagtgGGAGTCCATATGTAGGGCAACACATTTATATATCCATACAGAGATATACAGctttaaaattcaaatactTAAATCGTTATCACTTATGTAAGAGGGTAAAACTGATGAGAGTTGAAACACTTTATGAAATAGAACAACAAGGAAATGGTGGAGAGCCAAATCATTAATGGTTATACTAGTGATACTGTCATTTCTGAACAACATACTGTCAGTTTTAAcagatatatactgtagatttttACACCTTACTGTGATTCAGGCTCTTACTGTAGggatttaaattattttattcatgttaacAGCTGctgagaaaactaaaaatgtaatgtaaaggTCTATATATGCCATTGGCAGGAACAGGAGCATACACAGGAACATACACAGTAGCCTACTGTGCACAGGTTTTAGGTGCTAAAATAAtgactatatataaataatgaataaataaagccataaatatttttatttatcaattaacttcatacaaagttcagtaaatagaagaaacctaaatgaaatcaatattcaGTGTGAGCACGCTTTGACTTTAAAACAGCGCCAGTTCTGACACCtgcagtttttcaaggtacttggcagAAGTTGGTTGTTAGTCAAAACCTTTTGTAGCTACAGTTCACTCTTTATGGGGACAGTTTTACATGATTGTTATGGGGAAACTCACTTCCTAACTAAAAAGGAACTAAGGGATAACTTtcaataatatacatttttccaaaacatgtaaacattaaGTTTGTAAATTTGTGCATCTCTTTTTTAATCTCACCACTGTCTGACATAAATGTCATGAAAAGATATCACTattattctttcatttaaactgttattttccAGCTCAAACTCGATCTTACAGATGAAGAGGACCCAAGGATCTTTATTCACAGTTCTTACATGAACCAaactgtttacattttcatgagcaaagctttttttttaaatataaattaaccTGTATTTcaaaaacttgatttttttgatAACTGATAATCTTCACCAGAATCTGTTTAATGAGTTAGTTAGGACAGGATTACTTAAAGATTAGAGTCACAAAGACTGCTTTACTTCTCTTCAGTCAATAAAATGAACAATCCGTCTCATCTGTAAGCAGAAAGTATTGAATGCAGCCAACTAGTCCCACCCGCTCCTTGTCTTGTCACCCATATCCTCTTCTAGACTTTCAGAAGGCTACAGGGTGAACTGCAATAACAATAGCAGTGCCAATTTCAGCAAAATATTCTGCTTGTATTTGCAATAAGAAAAGAATGGACGTGTTCTGAAAGGGAGCTATGACTGAAAAACCTCAGCAGACTTGATTGTACGGCTCAGTAGTTTctattaaacagaaaaaagttgcaagtgtccttgagcaagaaaCTGCACCTGTCTTAAATGAGAAGGCCAGGACACCGTGGATGTGTGTGTCCTGTTCTTAGgttgaaatttaaaatgtacataaCACCTAAGATACAAAAAGCTgtcaaaaaaaaccccacaagaCAGATGAATATGTGAACATATTTATTCGTAATACACAAAAGAGAAGTCATAAAACGCTCTGTCAGCAGAATCACAACAGCTTTTGTGGTTGACATGTTTGACAAATTTGAGGGTTTCCTTGTCTCTGTAGACCAAGGCCAGTGAGTTATCCTCTGGATACACCGTCAGCAGCTGTGAGGAGGAGAACAACAAAGTAATTATGACTACAATATTGCCTCCACGTGTACGTCTGCACTTTATACTGTGATTTACattcacctcctcatcctcttcgtTAGCAACATAACATGTGAAGCCCCCAAACTCTGACTGCCAGTCTGAAAGAGTCGAGTTTAAAGAGTCTTATCAGTTGCAATTATTGATTGACAATtgaactgtgtgtctgtgtgtgtgtgactaacCTGCACAACCGAAAGGCAAAACGAGGTCCAGAGCGTACTCTGCCCGTGCTGCTTCTCCATCATGTAATAAAGTGTAGCCACCATGAGACCATCGACGCAGTTCACCGCAACATTCAGGTGTGCTGAGCTCTACAGAACACAgagttaaaaacagacaaacacagatgtCTGAAGATctgaacaaacacattcacacatacacacctgagtctctgcttttatttgctgatgctgctgctgctgctgatgatgatgattcagtCGAAGACCCTGTGGCTTCTCCATCGCCTTgctccttcttctctttctcttcatctttattctcgtcgtcgtcatcatcaGCGGGACACAGGTAGTGCAATCGAAGGCCAGTAAAGTTGGAGAGAAGCAGGAAGAAAGCCTCTGAACGAAGCAGCTCcaaacatgcactcacacactgagGCAACGTGTCCAGAGAAGCCACGTCGTAGCATCTTaattcacacaaatacagaccGTGGAATCAGTCTTAAATATTCTCTCCAACACAAAGCAGATAATGTTAACAAGTTAAATGACGTGTGAACCATCCCCACCTCTTATTGGCCGGACTTCTCCTCGTCCACTGAATCTGAGCAAGTCGTAGTGCTTCACTCACTTCTCTGAATTTCTCCTCCTGATGACAGACACATGATCAGCCGGCAAGAAAAAGTGGAAACAGtcaaggcagaaaaaaagagaagttacCTTGAGAAAATCTTTGAGCTGAATTTCAGAGCTATCCTCAAACTCCTCCTGAATCTGCTCTTGATAGGAAATATCCAGGTATACTGGATTAACCCACTCCAGCAGCAACGTCTCCTGTGATTAACGCACAACAAACACACGTGAGGAGGATTGTAAGCTGTGCCCTAAAGATAgtgaaataaaactgtttgtttaAAACAAGTTTGACCAAACGCACGTCTCTCGGTAAGTGCGGGTTCCGAGGGACGGGGGGCTCTATGTGGCGCGGAGGACGTTCTAAAGACGGCCCATGAAACCAGCCACTCAGAGACAGACGACACTTGTCCTGCGACAAAACCTCCGCCACCTGGACGAACACAACACGTGTCATTGATCTGCAATCGCCGCCTCTTCTTTGAGATTAAAAGGCAGCAGGCGGCTATTCTTACTTGATGAAAGGAGACGGGAGAAACTTCGAAGAGGACAAGTGTGTTCCAAGAGGGTACGAGCGACTTCACTATACTCTGGGGTTGGAAATCACCTGATGACAAGAATTAAATTATTCAAAGCGTCTGttgtctaaacacacacacacacatacaaaatggGAGGCTCACTGTTTGTCGTGTAAAGATCCAGCGTTCCCCCGTCACTGCTCTGCCACGGAGGCACGAGATACAGAATGAAAGCAACGCGCCTCCCCTCCAACTCATCATCATGACACAAAAGAACATCTAGAAATGAGAgaattttctttatatttacaaatgattagacattaaaatgcatcatgAGGGACCTTCCTTCTGGAGTTTTAGGACAAACCTCACCCGTGTATTCATATCTGGCACAAGAAATATCCACCGTAGGCTCCAGTTCAACCCCCAACACCTCCCCAAGCCAGGAACGGAAACGCCCAAACAGTGCTGACCTGAAATCAGTGATACAGAGATATTTGTGTACTGCATTTCATCCCGTCTTGGATTATACAATGACAATAATgctgaactttgaactctgtaTAAAATGATAAACGTTGGAAGCCACACAGACAGATTGTTCTGCTGTCTAAACCTAGCATGACATTTTTGACATAAATAATAGATGATCCCCAGAGGAAGCCGCTATTGTGCatttaattacagtatttattcaCCAGGGGTGTGTTTCTTCAGTATGTTGAGCACCATATTatcacaaatacatatttagaAGAAATTACATGTTGCAGTTTCTCCAGTGTAAACACAGCTTGTCATAATCCTAAAAAAACTGTACATCTACATAAAGGagatgtttttacattattttgctATTTAGGTAATGTAGGTGACACAAAGGTGTTGATGTGAATACAGACTTGACACCTCGCTCGTATTCATCTTGATTTACACGTTGAGATCTTAATTTTTCTCTGACTTGGCTCCAACCCTGAACTTCTGGGCAGGCTTGGCAGCTCTCACTGTTCCATATTtctacaaaaacaaatttgtatCTAGGTGTTTA comes from Thunnus maccoyii chromosome 1, fThuMac1.1, whole genome shotgun sequence and encodes:
- the tradd gene encoding tumor necrosis factor receptor type 1-associated DEATH domain protein — translated: MADKTVDRGPWTGCAVMFLQSLCPGVNLLSLYKDKQGKFIVFKVIKLTLIDSAGGLGGYEILKVHDADPFLGVEVKFVDVAACQQFLESYSTGAVRQSLSQHACRLLALPQEFTVETQLKAGTHILDFCLDKLELCLQHIHLSQPERLRDEEIDHLEQQLTSQALGPGPLSTPLTQEESPVPSNCFKFQNRVFEDRMLTAADVQSFSNGVGRQWKHVGRALGKSCRALKGPAIDNLAYEYEREGLYEQAYQLLSRFIQAEGRAAKLSRLVKALEDCKLTSLAENILDIQPRE
- the ogfod1 gene encoding prolyl 3-hydroxylase OGFOD1; the encoded protein is MSSKRRQDESVNTDKKKKKKKTSEETAHLCSAVEDEQVKSAVKEAWSRRTHYDHGDVELDCHPFPHCIIKNFIRSETFVENLQRELLGLNFHEKSNDLYKFKQSDDLRKRTEPHITALRSALFGRFRSWLGEVLGVELEPTVDISCARYEYTDVLLCHDDELEGRRVAFILYLVPPWQSSDGGTLDLYTTNSDFQPQSIVKSLVPSWNTLVLFEVSPVSFHQVAEVLSQDKCRLSLSGWFHGPSLERPPRHIEPPVPRNPHLPRDETLLLEWVNPVYLDISYQEQIQEEFEDSSEIQLKDFLKEEKFREVSEALRLAQIQWTRRSPANKRCYDVASLDTLPQCVSACLELLRSEAFFLLLSNFTGLRLHYLCPADDDDDENKDEEKEKKEQGDGEATGSSTESSSSAAAAASANKSRDSELSTPECCGELRRWSHGGYTLLHDGEAARAEYALDLVLPFGCADWQSEFGGFTCYVANEEDEELLTVYPEDNSLALVYRDKETLKFVKHVNHKSCCDSADRAFYDFSFVYYE